A part of Pectinatus sottacetonis genomic DNA contains:
- a CDS encoding flagellar FlbD family protein, whose amino-acid sequence MIKLTKFNSDSNKKGEFILNAEIIETIEQTPDTVITLLNGKKLIVDERMDEVVRRVMTYRRALHKY is encoded by the coding sequence ATGATAAAACTTACAAAATTTAATTCGGATTCAAATAAAAAAGGGGAATTTATCCTCAATGCGGAAATAATAGAAACTATAGAACAAACCCCAGATACAGTGATTACCTTATTAAATGGTAAAAAATTAATTGTAGATGAAAGAATGGATGAAGTGGTACGTCGTGTTATGACATATCGTCGGGCATTACACAAATATTGA
- a CDS encoding flagellar basal body-associated FliL family protein — MAEEEVANVDGKGTKKKKPVVLILVMVLIGLALAGGISYFVTTKIVSKSHVSAPIKREPGIFVKVGDPKDNSMVVNVGGVKSGRYLKIGIVLEMNPADEINFKDGKMTEPAKAKVLDAILRTLRGQQLDQFDAANEGKLKEAMKKEINASIGESSVYNVYITSFVLQ, encoded by the coding sequence ATGGCGGAAGAGGAAGTCGCAAATGTCGATGGAAAAGGTACTAAAAAGAAAAAGCCTGTAGTTTTAATTTTAGTTATGGTTCTTATTGGATTAGCTTTGGCAGGCGGCATTTCATATTTTGTTACTACCAAAATAGTAAGTAAGTCTCATGTTAGTGCGCCGATAAAAAGAGAACCTGGAATTTTTGTAAAAGTAGGCGATCCCAAGGACAATAGTATGGTGGTCAATGTGGGTGGTGTAAAATCAGGGCGTTATCTAAAAATAGGTATTGTTCTGGAGATGAATCCTGCTGATGAAATTAATTTTAAGGATGGCAAAATGACGGAACCGGCAAAAGCAAAGGTGCTTGATGCAATATTGAGAACTTTGCGTGGTCAGCAGCTGGATCAATTTGATGCTGCAAATGAAGGCAAACTAAAAGAGGCAATGAAAAAGGAAATAAACGCTTCTATTGGTGAAAGCTCTGTGTACAATGTATATATAACAAGTTTCGTTTTACAATAA